The Candidatus Margulisiibacteriota bacterium genomic interval GGCGTTTTCTGGTGGCGTTCGGCAATGAAAAAATAAATCAGATTGATAAAGAGTTTATAAGTAATTCCTTGCTCAGGGACACGATCTGGGGCAATAACGTCTATTTAATACCACGAGAAGAAACCGGTATTGATGTTTATTATCATTCCAGACCTTTTTCCGCGGATTTTTATTTGGTAAACGGCAAGGGGTCGAACCTGGAGTTGAACAACGATAAGGAGGGCAAATCTTTCGGAACAGATCTGCGTTTTTTATTAAGGGATTTTTTAGATATGGGATTGTCTCTATATTTCAGTGATATGAGCGATACAACTTTTTATGGAAGTAATAATCAATATATACTTCTTGGTAATGATTACGCTTTTAGTTTCTGGGATATCGACCTGAGCTTTGCCTTTCTGGCGGCCAGTGGAAAGTTGAATGGGGTCTCCCAGGAGATGAACGGGGTCATGGGTCAGGCTTTTTACAAGTTAAATCCCCGACTTTCATTTGGAGGAAATGTTTCATTGCTTACCAGGTCAGGGGCATTGGATATGAGAGGATTAGCGGGAATAAATTATTTATTATATCCTGATATTTACTTGAGGTCTGAATTATTATTAGATAGAATAAATAGTGTAACGGATTATCAAATCCAGATTCAACTTTTAGTGAGGTTATAAAATGAGCGATGCTAAACAGTATTTGATTGCACGCATAAAAGACGAACGGTTCGCTTTTGATATTCAAAACGTACATGAAATATTGCGCGACCAGAAAATATCTAAAGTGCCCAGTAAACTGGTGTTTCTGGAAGGGATAATAAATGTACGCAATAAGGTAATTCCGCTTATTAATTTGCGGCAGAAGTTGTACCAGACCGCAAATTATGATAAGGATTATGTGGTTATTATTGTCAGCGACGGACAGAAAGATAATATGGTAGGTTTAATGGCCGATGAAGTGCAGGAAGTTATTCTATTACCGGATAATTTAATAGACAAGCCAATGCTTTTTAACAAAGGTTATGGTGAAGAACTGATAAATGGAATCGGTAAATTGGAATCGGGACTGGTTATAATCCTTAATATATCAAATATTTTTACAGAAGAAGACCGGGTAATATTAGAAAAAGTGAAAAAGGAAAGTATTAAAGAATCTTGAATCGTTCCAAAAGGTTTGAAAACCTTATACAGGCAGATACATCGACACAATACTTCAGCGAAGACCTGACAGATGAGCTTTTTTTTGATATTCCTTTGGATGTGATTATCAAAGCAGAAGAAAAATTATTAAGCAAAGAAGAACGAAGTATAGCTTATTTTTCAATGGAATTCGGTCTGGCGCCAAGTATTTATAATACATATATCAGTAAGAAGCCCATTACCAAACTTAATAAAAAAAGAGATTTTGAAGTGTTTTCCAATCTAAAACAAATGGATTATTACCATTTGGTACACATTGATACATTGGTGGACATGCCCATTTATAGCGGAGGTCTTGGTGTTTTGGCGGGCGATACAATGAAGTCTGCATCAGATTTGAAATTGCCTATGCTGGGTATCGGAATTTTATGGAACAAGGGTTATTTTGATCAGAAATTTTGTATGCATTACGGACAAATGCCGGGAGAATTCAATTGGGACCCATATACATATCCGGGGTTAATTAAGCTAAATAAAGAGATAGATATTAATATAGGCACGGATAAAATAAAATTTTATTTATGGAAATATTATGTTACCAGTTTTGATAAAAAGCATGTGGTACCTCTTATTCTTATTGATTCCAATCACAATGATAATCCCGAATGGGCCAGACAGCTTACCGGACAGCTTTATAACAGTGAAAGTGTCTGGTGGAAGATTGTACAACGAAAGATACTGGGCGTAGGGGGAATAAAAGCTCTGGATGCTCTAGGTTACTCAATAGAGATATATCATTTAAATGAAGGTCATGCTGCTTTTGCCTTTGTGGAAAAAGCTAAAGGATTGTCTGATGACGAGATATTACCTTTGGTCCAGCATTTCGCCTATACCTGTCATACACCGGTAGAAGCCGGTCATGATCGTCTGCCTATTTCCGAACTGAAGAAAGTTTTATCTGAAGAGGAACTGGCTATCACCAAAAAGCTGGGTCAGGATGATAACCCTGAACTGGTTAATCTGACCATTCTGGCGATGAACGCCAGCGCTCACGTGAATGCTGTGGCCAAAAAACATGAAGAGGTTACCAAAATTCAGTTTCCCAGCCATGAAGAGAAAATTCGAGGTATAACCAATGGAATTCATATTCCTACCTGGATCAGCAATTCCTTTGAAAATTTATTTAACGAATATCCGGAAGTTTTTATGAACTGGAAAGAACATCCAGAAAACCTTTGTAATATTCATACCCTAAAAAATGACCTGATTTTTAAAGAAAAACTTTGGAAAGCTCATAAAAAAAATAAAACGGCGTTGGCTGATTTACTGCGTTACTGGATGATAAAGGATAATGTTTTTACAATTGCCTGGGCCAGAAGAGCGGCGCCATATAAAAGACCCAGTCTGATTTTACAAAATCCCGAAAAGCTTATTGAAATAGCAAAAGTCTATGGCCCTATTCAGATTTTATTCGCAGGCAAGGCACATCCGAATGATTTTGCAGGAACAGATAATATCAAGGAAATCCTGAATATTATTGACTCAATGGATGAATATAAACATCTAGTCAGGATTTTATTTTTGGAAAACTACGATACCTATATAGCTAAACAAATGATTTGCGGAGTTGATGTGTGGCTGAATAACCCTTTGCCACCCTTTGAGGCTTCCGGTACATCCGGGATGAAAGCAATATTGAATGGAGTATTGCAGCTTAGTACCATGGATGGATGGGTGGTAGAAGCAGCAGATAAAGAGATCGGTGAAATTTTCGGCTATGTACCTATGGACGGTGAAATAGGTAGTGAAAATGACTTAAAGCTCAGAGAAGATTCAAGTTCTCTATATACAAAACTTCAATCCATGGTTAAAAGATATTACACTGTTGAGCACAGTATAGCTCCTGAAAAGAAATTTGAAACAGAATGGATTGAACAAATGATGAATTGCATAGATATAAGCTGTTTTTTTAATACTTCCAGGATGGTCTCCGAGTATAACAAAAATATCTGGAATATGAAGCCGGTTATTTAAATCTGTTACCCTAAAACAACTTCAACTTTATGTTCTTTTTTATCGTCAAAGATCGGTAAAATATTGCCTTTTATTTTTTTACCGTCAATTTTAACTGAAGCAACATTCCTGCAGACATGTTTGGGGTTTTTAATGTTGATCTGATAAGAGCAACTGCGATAAATCCTGTTAACTTTAAAACCATCCCAGCTTTCCGGAATACAGGGATCAATCTGTAAACCAAAATGTGTGGGGAGTATGCCTAAAATATACTTGGTAGCAGCCTGGTATGTCCAGGAAGCAGTGCCTGACAACCAGCTATTGCGTCCAAGACCGAATTGCGGATGTTCGTCACCCAGTATATTCTGCGGATAGGAATAGGGTTCGCATTCGAATATATCAATAATATCGTTTTTCGCAGCCGGATTAATTTGATTATAATATTGAAAAGCCCGGTTACCATTACCCATAATAGTTTCTGCGATCATTACCCAGGGATTGGCGTGTAAAAATATCCCGCCGTTTTCCTTGGCTCCTGGAGGGTAGGTGGTAATACCACCTTTCCGCCAGTCAAAACCGTTAAAACCGGGAGTGCTTAATTTTATGCCGTATTTTGTGTTTAGCAGTTTATTAACTGAATTCAAGGCCTGGTTGGCTTTATCATTTGGAGAAAATCCGGCAATAACAGGCCAGGACTGACCATTTACATAGATTTTACCTTTAGCGCATTTTTTTGAACCCAGAGCTGTTCCGTCTTCTTCAAAATAGCGAATATACCATTGTCCGTCCCAGCAATTCTTATCAACATTTTTTTTCATGGCTTCGTAATCTGCTTTATAGCTGGTAACAGCTTTTTTATCTCCAAGATAATCAAGTAGTTCGATCATTTCCAGCAGGGCTTTGCCGTATAAATGTGCGGCAAAAGCGCTCTCGGCATTGCCTTTGAGATTTACAGTATCGTTCCAGTCAGCAAAACCAAGCAAAGGCAGTCCGTGCTGGCCTAAATGAGTTTTGGTAAAATGCAAAGATCTTTTCAGGTGTTCCAGGACAGTAGCTTTTTCGCGGTCTTCCAGTTTTATTTTTTTATCATAAAAAGTAATTTGCTGCTTAAGGAATGAGTAATCCCCTGTCTCTTTCAAATAAGCATTTACCGATAAAATTATCCATAAATGGTCATCGCAATAAAAGTTATGACCTTTTTCTTCTCTGGAATCACCTTCATTAGCTTCCATTGTCGAAGCGTAAAACTGGTGCATGGCAGAACCGTCGGGCCTTTGCACACTGAGTAATTTGATAATAAGTTGCTTGGCTTCTTCGGGCATATTGGCCATAACGCCCATTACATCCTGTGAACTGTCGCGAAAACCTATCCCTCGTCCGCCGAAACCTAATTGATATAAGGAAAGGTCTCTGGACCAGTTCATCGTTGTATGGCACTGCCTTGGATTGTGCACATTAACCATAGAGTTAAAGGAAGCATCCGGTGTTTCGATCTGCTGTTTGGATAAATAAACGGACCAATATTCCTTCAATTCATTAAAAGCTTTATCAACTTCTTTTTCATTCCTGTATTTTTTAATTGACGGATCAGCCAATTCAACAGTTTCTTCCTGACCGAGCTGAGTGATAATGCGAACGGATTGTCCGTTTTTTAAGGTCCCGCATTTATGGAGAAGTGCGGAAATATTATCAGCGCGACGGGCCTGATAATTGGATAAATGTTCATTATGCAACTCAAGAGGATCCATCCATGTCCCATATTCATTGTCGCCAAGAAAATTTTTACGGTCGGTTTCGAAAGAATCAACCGGATAGTTGGATGTAAAATAGTTTGCATGAGTGTCACGACGCATAAAAGCGTATTGTTTATGAATAACCTTTCCGTCTTTTTCTTTTATGGCATCTACCGTCATGGTCTGTGGCACCCAGTCTGCATTGGTGAATTGTTTTAACGCATCAAAATGGCTGTATTCGACAACAGGTATGATATCCAGTTTAAGTCCGCTTCCTGATTTATTCGTAACCTTGATATCTCTTAAAACAACATTGGCTCCAAGCGGCACGAATATTGTAACTTCAGTTTGAATGCCGTAAAATTCTGAAATTATTTTTTGATAGGACAAGCCTACATGGCATTCATATTTGTCATATTTGTCCAGGGTAGGCACGAAAAAGGGAGAAAAAACTTTGTAACCATTTTTCTCATGGATACGGATATATAAGGTTTCACCTTTAAATTCAGAACTGGGAAGTTGTGGAATATATTTGACAATGCGGTTAAGGGCCGGATCACCTTTGCAAATAATTGACCCGCCGGTATGGTCTACTATCCCGCCGAATTTTAATGTCCCGACATAATTTACCCATTTTACAGGAGTTTTCGGGTTAGTAATTACATATTCCTTATTCTTATCGTCAAAATATCCATATTTCATGTTCAAATCTCCCAACTGCTCAATTATCAAAAATTTAATATATTTTCAGCACCTGTCCCTTTTCACTTAATACTTATCTCTTCATATTACCAACTCGGTTCTACACAGATAGCCTTAAATTTTTCCATCCCGTCCAAAGCACCCTGCATAAAACTTTGATTGGTCTGTCTTCTGATTTTAGCAAAGAAAAAGAATTTGGATAAAGGTTTCAATTTCAGAACAGGCCAGTAATAAAGTACGGTAAAAAGCACAGTGCCTACCGCGAAAATAATGGCCAGCATTTTTAAAAACTCCAGATTAATAAAAAGAATATTCAGGTTCAGAATGCTGAATACCGCGTAAACGATCAGGTCCACAAGCAACGCTTTCAGACAAAAATACATAAGATGATAATTGCCAATATGAACAATACCTTTTTTAGACCAGGGAATATTAAAGTAGAACCCTTTACCGATCTGAATACAAAATTCCAAAAAATTTTTTGCGTGTTTCTCAATGAGCAGCGGGTGGCCATAGCCATAACCATGCCACTGTTTTTTGAAGCTCTTCAGGTCCACACGGTGCATATGCTTTACTACGGCTTCTTTTTTAAAAAAAAGTACATACCCGGCTTTCATAATCCTAAGAGAAAAATCTACATCTTCTCCTGTAGGTTCATCCCAGAATTCTCCACCGATTTTATCAATTGCCACTTTACTTACGGCAAAATTGGCAGTGGCGAAGAAAGGAGAATCGTTTCCTCCATTTACTTCATGGGGGAACCATTCCTTAATAGTTGGCATATATCCAGAATCTTTGGCTTTGCAACGGCCGACAGGGCTTAGGAATCTGACCTGCTCGCAATATGATTCGGTGAAATTATCTTTTTCTACTTTCAGTGTTAATATTTCACCGCCCACACCACCTATGGTCTTGTCTTTATTAAACGGTTCTACTATTTGATACGCCCAGTCTTTTTCCGGAGCACAATCACCGTCAGTAAAAAGCACATATTCACCTTTTACCTGTTTCAAAGCGGCATTCCTGGCATGTCCGGGAGATTTGCAATCAGGAATCTCTACAAGTTTTATAAAGGAATGTTTTTTTTGAAAATCTTTGGTTATTTGCACGGTTTTATCATTGCTTCCACCATCAGCGATGATTATTTCCATTTTATCTCTGGGATAATCTATGCCGAGCAGGTATTCAAAGGTTGTCTTCAGTGTTCTGTCTGCATTTCTTACCGGCACTATGATAGAAATTTTCGGTTCAAATTTGGTCATTTATTTACTCCTTATAGCAAGATATTTTAGCCTCAATAAATATAAGGAATAATGAGCGTATCGTCAAGGTGTATATTGCGATGGAGGATTATTTATTATGATTCCTGAAATTGCTCCAGTTATTATATAAAAAGTTAACTGAAGTGATGCCTAATCCGGACATTATCGCGCACAAAGGATCGATCATGGAAGTTTTTGTAAGTCCAAGCATTATAAACCATGTGAAGACACCTGCACGAAACGGTTTATAAATATTCCAGGATGATTTGGGATTACTGTTTAAAGCAATTATTTTTTTTTGCATATGATGATTATCGTTACTTTTTTTTGTAAATCTCAGAAATTTTTTGGCGAGCATGATATAATAATTTTAACTAACGGAGGGGTCATTATGAAAAATTTTATTTTGGTGTTTTTTATTTTTTCACTAATATATGCAGGAGATATAACCTTTCGCGTTAATGAACTGAATTCCGGTAGTGAAGAAAGAATTTTTTATGAAAACCACGAAGAAATAGGGAAACAGGTTATTAACCAATATGGCAAACTCCTAGGTCAAAAAGG includes:
- the glgP gene encoding alpha-glucan family phosphorylase; the encoded protein is MNRSKRFENLIQADTSTQYFSEDLTDELFFDIPLDVIIKAEEKLLSKEERSIAYFSMEFGLAPSIYNTYISKKPITKLNKKRDFEVFSNLKQMDYYHLVHIDTLVDMPIYSGGLGVLAGDTMKSASDLKLPMLGIGILWNKGYFDQKFCMHYGQMPGEFNWDPYTYPGLIKLNKEIDINIGTDKIKFYLWKYYVTSFDKKHVVPLILIDSNHNDNPEWARQLTGQLYNSESVWWKIVQRKILGVGGIKALDALGYSIEIYHLNEGHAAFAFVEKAKGLSDDEILPLVQHFAYTCHTPVEAGHDRLPISELKKVLSEEELAITKKLGQDDNPELVNLTILAMNASAHVNAVAKKHEEVTKIQFPSHEEKIRGITNGIHIPTWISNSFENLFNEYPEVFMNWKEHPENLCNIHTLKNDLIFKEKLWKAHKKNKTALADLLRYWMIKDNVFTIAWARRAAPYKRPSLILQNPEKLIEIAKVYGPIQILFAGKAHPNDFAGTDNIKEILNIIDSMDEYKHLVRILFLENYDTYIAKQMICGVDVWLNNPLPPFEASGTSGMKAILNGVLQLSTMDGWVVEAADKEIGEIFGYVPMDGEIGSENDLKLREDSSSLYTKLQSMVKRYYTVEHSIAPEKKFETEWIEQMMNCIDISCFFNTSRMVSEYNKNIWNMKPVI
- a CDS encoding chemotaxis protein CheW, encoding MSDAKQYLIARIKDERFAFDIQNVHEILRDQKISKVPSKLVFLEGIINVRNKVIPLINLRQKLYQTANYDKDYVVIIVSDGQKDNMVGLMADEVQEVILLPDNLIDKPMLFNKGYGEELINGIGKLESGLVIILNISNIFTEEDRVILEKVKKESIKES
- a CDS encoding glycosyl transferase gives rise to the protein MKYGYFDDKNKEYVITNPKTPVKWVNYVGTLKFGGIVDHTGGSIICKGDPALNRIVKYIPQLPSSEFKGETLYIRIHEKNGYKVFSPFFVPTLDKYDKYECHVGLSYQKIISEFYGIQTEVTIFVPLGANVVLRDIKVTNKSGSGLKLDIIPVVEYSHFDALKQFTNADWVPQTMTVDAIKEKDGKVIHKQYAFMRRDTHANYFTSNYPVDSFETDRKNFLGDNEYGTWMDPLELHNEHLSNYQARRADNISALLHKCGTLKNGQSVRIITQLGQEETVELADPSIKKYRNEKEVDKAFNELKEYWSVYLSKQQIETPDASFNSMVNVHNPRQCHTTMNWSRDLSLYQLGFGGRGIGFRDSSQDVMGVMANMPEEAKQLIIKLLSVQRPDGSAMHQFYASTMEANEGDSREEKGHNFYCDDHLWIILSVNAYLKETGDYSFLKQQITFYDKKIKLEDREKATVLEHLKRSLHFTKTHLGQHGLPLLGFADWNDTVNLKGNAESAFAAHLYGKALLEMIELLDYLGDKKAVTSYKADYEAMKKNVDKNCWDGQWYIRYFEEDGTALGSKKCAKGKIYVNGQSWPVIAGFSPNDKANQALNSVNKLLNTKYGIKLSTPGFNGFDWRKGGITTYPPGAKENGGIFLHANPWVMIAETIMGNGNRAFQYYNQINPAAKNDIIDIFECEPYSYPQNILGDEHPQFGLGRNSWLSGTASWTYQAATKYILGILPTHFGLQIDPCIPESWDGFKVNRIYRSCSYQINIKNPKHVCRNVASVKIDGKKIKGNILPIFDDKKEHKVEVVLG
- a CDS encoding glycosyltransferase; this encodes MTKFEPKISIIVPVRNADRTLKTTFEYLLGIDYPRDKMEIIIADGGSNDKTVQITKDFQKKHSFIKLVEIPDCKSPGHARNAALKQVKGEYVLFTDGDCAPEKDWAYQIVEPFNKDKTIGGVGGEILTLKVEKDNFTESYCEQVRFLSPVGRCKAKDSGYMPTIKEWFPHEVNGGNDSPFFATANFAVSKVAIDKIGGEFWDEPTGEDVDFSLRIMKAGYVLFFKKEAVVKHMHRVDLKSFKKQWHGYGYGHPLLIEKHAKNFLEFCIQIGKGFYFNIPWSKKGIVHIGNYHLMYFCLKALLVDLIVYAVFSILNLNILFINLEFLKMLAIIFAVGTVLFTVLYYWPVLKLKPLSKFFFFAKIRRQTNQSFMQGALDGMEKFKAICVEPSW